The following coding sequences lie in one Lolium perenne isolate Kyuss_39 chromosome 2, Kyuss_2.0, whole genome shotgun sequence genomic window:
- the LOC127333088 gene encoding F-box protein At4g05010-like, with protein sequence MAIGQTMPKGTLATSLSFPSSGSTRILGRKRVAVSPAPSPSGPHSPVRALRKQRSIRFHMDDAVCLLESLPQDVLIKVLCKVNHSDLRQLLLVSKPVSEATVVAKELHFAFATPSKAAAAGDGEDDDDEGPGAPKQRRVARSRYGGKNLASVTVNLSESFSSLLSDPDVEM encoded by the exons ATGGCAATTGGACAGACCATGCCGAAGGGGACTCTCGCCACCAGCCTGAGCTTCCCAAGCAGCGGCAGCACGAGGATTCTGGGGAGGAAGAGGGTCGCCGTTTCGCCGGCGCCGAGCCCCTCGGGTCCGCACTCGCCGGTGCGGGCTCTGCGCAAGCAGCGCAGCATCAGGTTCCACATGGACGACGCCGTCTGCCTCCTTGAGTCGCTGCCTCAAGATGTCCTG ATTAAAGTCCTGTGCAAGGTGAACCACAGCGACCTGAGGCAGCTCCTGCTAGTGTCCAAGCCAGTCAGCGAAGCG ACTGTAGTTGCGAAAGAGCTGCATTTCGCCTTCGCGACGCCGTCGAAGGCCGCCGCCGCTGGAGACggcgaggatgacgacgacgaagGCCCCGGCGCGCCCAAGCAACGCAGGGTTGCACGGTCGCGCTACGGGGGCAAGAACTTGGCGAGCGTCACCGTCAATCTGTCTGAATCCTTCAGCAGCCTGCTCTCTGACCCGGATGTGGAGATGTAA
- the LOC139835176 gene encoding uncharacterized protein: MDDLAKKRRQLIVQAASLAAALGAYMIFISRRARNQTPMLLGRRIDMDIARESNLRYIYHSTDINCSNQLRMKRAPFFRLCNLFRERELLKDSIHTSIEEQVAMFLLVVGHNTRFRALQPIFRRSIEVISRYFKAVLYAVGELRGEMIRPPSNNIHPKIQENTRFNPYFKVIYFYLENSIYSSCPPSTHTYIFMN, translated from the coding sequence ATGGATGATTTGGCCAAAAAACGACGTCAACTAATCGTGCAAGCAGCCAGCCTTGCAGCTGCATTGGGAGCTTACATGATTTTTATCTCAAGGAGAGCTAGAAACCAAACTCCAATGTTATTAGGTCGTAGGATTGATATGGATATAGCTAGGGAATCAAACTTGAGATatatctatcattctaccgacaTAAATTGCTCAAATCAGCTTAGAATGAAAAGAGCTCCCTTTTTTCGCTTGTGCAATTTGTTTAGAGAGAGAGAATTATTGAAAGATAGTATTCATACTTCCATTGAGGAACAAGTAGCCATGTTTCTCCTTGTAGTTGGCCACAACACAAGGTTTCGAGCTCTTCAACCGATTTTTAGAAGATCTATTGAAGTAATAAGTAGGTATTTTAAGGCTGTGTTGTATGCTGTTGGAGAGTTGCGAGGTGAGATGATCCGTCCTCCCTCCAATAATATACACCCTAAAATTCAGGAAAACACCCGCTTCAATCCTTACTTCAAGGTAATCTACTTTTATTTGGAAAACTCTATATATTCATCTTGTCCTCCGTCCACTCATACTTACATATTTATGAACTAG